The window CGCAGCAGGTCCGCGTCCCTGAACGCGCGCAGGCGGCGCAACGCCTCCGTACTGGCGGCGTCGAAGCGCTCCACCGCATGGCGCGGGTCGCGCGGCGCCCCTTCGCCCGTGGAATGGGAACGGGAGCACTTGTCCGCTTCCGCCAGCCGCCCGATAAGTGGGTTGTCCTCTCGGGCGATGCTCTCCGCCTGCCCCACCCAGAACGTCTGGATTTCGGCGGCGTGGCCCACCACCTGCGCCACAGTCCAATCGTCAGCCGAGGGGGCCTTGCTGAAAACCGAGGGGGGAATATTCCGCAGGGCCTGGAGGAAGTCCTTCTGGGCTTCTTCCAGACGGGTTGCCAAGCCAGCGACTGTTGATTGCGTCACGAACGCTCCTCGGACTCGCCCGTACTACATCGGGCAGCCCGCCGCTAGGTTGTGTACTTGCTGTTGAAGGTGACGTATTCCTCGGTGAGGTCGCAGCCCCACGCCGTCGCGGAG of the Dehalococcoidia bacterium genome contains:
- a CDS encoding DinB family protein, which gives rise to MTQSTVAGLATRLEEAQKDFLQALRNIPPSVFSKAPSADDWTVAQVVGHAAEIQTFWVGQAESIAREDNPLIGRLAEADKCSRSHSTGEGAPRDPRHAVERFDAASTEALRRLRAFRDADLLRQGHRLDGKLVGAGQLIEDSVISHVAEHARQLQKVAGAPDIRTKP